A stretch of DNA from Anopheles ziemanni chromosome 3, idAnoZiCoDA_A2_x.2, whole genome shotgun sequence:
TTATTGCGCGAAAGAGATTGAAATCCGTCACCCGGATTACATCGAAcggcatcatcaccatcgaccACCGGGGTACTACGGTGGCAGCGAGGGTCCCGGCGAGTACGGCGAGATGTACTGGCAGATTAAGATGGAAGCATGGGTTGCGGCCGGACTGACCGTCTCATCGCTCGGTATTCTACTGTGCGCGGCCATACTGATCTTTCTGATAGTACGCGTCTGCATGGACGACATCCTCGAAGGACACCCGCTCGGTAGCATTCTGCTGCTCGTGAGCCTGATCGTACAGTTTGCCGCGTTCATCCCGTTCAGCATGGAGTACACGGGCTACACGACCGACTTTACCGGGCACCGGTTGGACACGATGCACATCTGGAACACGCACTGTACGGTGAAAATCTTTCTCGTGTCCATGTGCTACTGCATGACGTTTTCCTTGCTGCTGTGTCGCGCAATCATGCTGGCCTCGATCGGTAGCGAGGGAGGCTTTCTGTCGCACATCAACGGCTACATCCAGAGCGTCATCTGCGGTTTCAGCACGCTCGTGCAGCTCGGCCTCTCGAGCCAGCTAGTACTGGTGctgcacgcacacgcacacagcatCTCCTGCGGGGAAATCTACTATGGCCACTGGTTCTGGGCGGTGATTGCGTACGATGGGATTCTGCTCGTTGCACTCATCTTTCTCGCGCCGTTCATCTTCCGCTCGCAGCGCAACTATCGCGAGGGTTTGCTGCTGGTGACGGGGTCGGTTCTCTGCTTGGTCATATGGACCGTTTGGATACCGCTGTGTATGTTCGGGTACGAGTGGCGCGAAGCTGCCATATCGCTCGGCTTAGTCGCCACGGCGCTGGCCGTTTTGGTCGGCATAATGATACCGCGGTGCTTCCTGATGGTACGGAGTATTGCCCGATCCGATCTGGTGCAGGCGCTCCCATCGCTCACCTCGTTGGCCTTTGCTCAGGCGAATCAGTTCATTTCGGACCAAGTAAGATCGTCACGGAAtcaaagcaaaaaataaaaacgtgttttttttctcaaaacaaCACATCGTCTCTTCTCCTCCCGGTTTCAGAGTGTGTACGAATGCGTCAACCCTGCGATGCGCCAACGATCTCCCACGGACGACAATTTCGTCATGGACCAGGACCTGGACGAGGCGTACTCGGCTAACAGTGAAATTCCGACGCTCCCGCTCCGCGGCCAACGACGGCTTCGGCAGGAAAATGGAACCATTACCATGAGCACCAGCAATGGAACATTAGGGCCGGGAAACATGCTCGCACCACCAAACGGGGGCCCCAACATTACCCACATTGCACCCAACTTTTACGGTATTTCCAATCCGTACAATTGCTCCGATTCGCTCACGTCAATCTCGCCCAATAAAATCACACGTTTCTAGACGGCACGAGGCCACCTTACTATGGCCACTATGGTGAACACCTTGCGGTGGGTTCCCCGTTGCTATCAACAGCCATTCTAGTCATATGGAATCGGATACTCTTTTTTCACGCCAACATTGCACCCGgaatagaaaaggaaaaccaatggCGTTTCCGTGTGTCGTGGAAAACCAATGGCGTTTCTCTCTGTGTGAGTTTCGTTTACTTTTACATCACGTGACAGACAatgtttcttttagttttgagCGAATATTTcttacatttttatcaaactaGATGTAGAATAATAGTATTTATTATGAAAaacaatgaatgaaaatagatACACGTGCTATTGAATCTAACGGTACAAGATGTTTAATTTAAGGTTTAATGCATTCGAAATATTTCAACAGAAAGGGTTTCATTGAAACATCAAATAACTAAAGCAATCGCACCAGAACACATAAAAGCTATTTACCAAACATTTAATTTGGGATAACCAACGTACGTTACACGTGATTGTTTGAAAATAGGTTTAAATTCGATGCCTGTCATACCAACCTTAAATTGCGCGCATACGTTCACCACAACCTCTAGGAACCTTGACCAACAAATGACAGTtgactgtttgtttttattttgattcgaAGACAAATCACGATTCCTCACGAAAAGTGTTCGGAAATCGTGGCTCGTAGCGCCGCTAGTCTTATTTCAGTTGGGCAGAGCGCTGGTCGAGTATTTGCCTCTGCTTGAACATTTATCGTAAAATTTCGGTTATCAATAATTCTAATCAGCCAAACAATGAGACTGATAGAAAAGGTGTTCAAACCAACGGGGCCAAAACATGCCGGAACATTGATCTTTTTCCACGGTTCGGGTGAGTGTTATGTAAATTTATTGGCGCTCTGCGCTTGGCATTACCTTCCGGGTCGAAGGCCAGCTGATCTTCAATTCAAATTAAAGTAGAATAGAACCACCTTTAAACCCGGCTGGGTGTACTTGCTTTGCGTATTTTAGGCGACAGTGGCAGCGGATTGACGGAATGGATCCGGTTTCTGCTCGGGCGAGATCTCGAGTTCCCGCACATTAAGGTCATCATCCCGACGGCTCCCGTACAACCGTACACGCCGATGGGGGGAGAAAACTCGAACGTATGGTTCAACCGGAAGCGCATCGAAATGGACTGTCCGGAAATACGCACGTCACTCGCCTCGATCTACGATACCGTCAACGAGCTGCTGGTGCGTGAAATGGCCACCGGTACGCCGCTAGATCGGATCGTTGTCGGTGGTTTCTCGATGGGTGGCGCCCTGGCGATGCACACCGGTTTCCACCTGAACCGTGACCTGGCCGGTGTGTTTGCCATTTCTTCGTTCCTCAACACGGGCAGTATTGTGTACGAGTCGCTGGGTTGTGTTTCGCAGGACGAACACTTGCCCGAGCTGCTGATGATGCATGGGGAACGCGACGACCTTGTGCCCCTCGAATGGGGACAGACAACGTTTGATGAGCTGGCGAAGCTGGGAGTGCGGGGGCAGTTTGTGCCGCACCGGAACGCGCTGCACGAAATCAAGAAGGATCAACTGTTGCGGGTCATCGATTGGGTGCAGAAGCTCATTCCGGAACCGAAATACGAAGCTTCACCACCCCCGGCCCCGAAAACGGATTCCACCAAAAGtacgaagaaaggaaaactgtgACCAACTAATTGAatacatatttgttttaattgtcGGATTTTTTAACGGCGTATTAAAATGATGATAAGCcttaaaatgataaatttcgtTTACCATAAATTACTTACACATACAACGCTTATCTTCCACCTTCGGACGAGCATTGTGCGCGGAGATGATAATGCGAATTACCTAAAACAGATTCCTTAAGATAAGGAAGCTGTTCGTCGTGTACGGAAGTCTGTTTTTCGATGCAATGCTCTTACATTAAGAAGTAAACAAGCGATCAACATGTGGTCGCATCTTTTGAGTTTGTGCACGTCGTTGGGAGGCACAATTGATTCGTgctaaaaatacaaaattaattagGCTTCTGGTTTGTTGTTGGTAGCTATTTTAAGAACACGCGTGGTAAACAAGCGCCCTTTAGTTAATTTGGTTTTCATAGAAGTGGGATGTTAAAAGCAAAAAGtctttttggttttgcatTATAATTTCTTGTAGCCAACTATACACacattttccccattttcatgGCATTACTCTACGAAAAAAAGTATACTATTCGAAACGTATTGATTTCACAGATTTTTGCTATGACCTATGAGCTTTTAAACTCATGTTAGAGTgcaataaacattcaaattgaTCAATTTCATATCCCTGTTTTAAAAGGACAGTGTTTCCAAACCCCTAGCCTAGtgtaagtttttaatatgtttttttcttaaattatgaaaaaggtaaaacacTTTAGATTAGTAACTCCTTTCTATCCTTCCTTTCCAAAActtggttgaaaaaaaaatcaaatcatcaTTTCGAGAAAAGAAAGTTGTATCGAACTGCTGTAAATTAAGTTAGCTGGGAATATAATTAATATTGCATTGAATTTTTTGCTAGCTTGAACTTTGCAAGTTCTATCAATATTTTGTTGAATATCGGATT
This window harbors:
- the LOC131287426 gene encoding lysophospholipase-like protein 1 → MRLIEKVFKPTGPKHAGTLIFFHGSGDSGSGLTEWIRFLLGRDLEFPHIKVIIPTAPVQPYTPMGGENSNVWFNRKRIEMDCPEIRTSLASIYDTVNELLVREMATGTPLDRIVVGGFSMGGALAMHTGFHLNRDLAGVFAISSFLNTGSIVYESLGCVSQDEHLPELLMMHGERDDLVPLEWGQTTFDELAKLGVRGQFVPHRNALHEIKKDQLLRVIDWVQKLIPEPKYEASPPPAPKTDSTKSTKKGKL